The Lolium rigidum isolate FL_2022 chromosome 1, APGP_CSIRO_Lrig_0.1, whole genome shotgun sequence region cTTGGTTTGTTTACTGATGCTGTTATTCAAGAATGCTTATACTACTGTGTGTATGCGCTGCTGCACACCATAGCcttctggacttgatccagtagctaggatgaagtgacatgtgcttgtgttgcctcacagtgtgctGCTACAAAAGTATTGCATGGATTTTTGATGCATTCATGCCTGGATGACTTAattaatgatgaactgcttatgcagtaatgattaaaTGACTTGCTGTGTATGATTTGACTTTTCATGATTAATTGAAAAGCAAATGGAGTCTGAATCCCTTCCTGGATAATGATGCTTTATTATTTGGCTTTGCTTTGGATGATTCTATGTttgatgtgacctcggtagccttgctaccGATCGGTTGCTCACATAGTTGGCTAGATCTTGTTGGTTCCTCatcttggtttgcatatttgggaatcataatcaatatgaatgccaatatgcttgcttatGAAGATATCTAGGGTTTTCCTGATGGTTACATGCTTAGGATCTTGTTGTGTAGTCTTTGGTAGCTGATATTCCTTGCAATTCATCTACTGGTGCTGTCTGTGCATGTGTGCTTGctggtgtgtgcatctgtgcatgaactctagcttctgtgcacaagactTGTATCTAGATGATTTCTGTTTTAGTGGCCTTCTAGACTgctagtgatccttggtgaaaaccaagtgatgagctacccattgagcatctgctcaatcccatgacatatgtcatgcatAATTTATGGATTGAATCCACTGGATcccttccaggaactaggtataccttgttccagctcctagaatgaaatcttttgttgatgcagacttctggTTTGTTTGTCACAGCCCTGCACCTCcagttcttggttgatcttctcaggtcaccatgatttctggtggttggtTGGGTTATGTGTTGGGTTgtgatgttcttgagcaagaacaggatgaactataCCTATCCTTTCTTCTGCTTACCTTGTGAATCTTTATCTGGTCGACTATGcactgtttctagggtttgtgctctttTATACCATCTCTACTTCTCTCCTTGCCatgccacacaagcctggcttggtttggtgactaggccagtgcatggccttgctgttgcttacTCAATacacatgagctgtgtgctctcatatgctgaaacttgagcccctggtgtgtgctcaggtttggtctgctgttaCTCTTATCATGTGCTGTCCAAgtctttggacaagcacaagtgtgcaagacacttgtttctgtccaaactgaatattgGCTAACTCTTAACCCATGGCTAGTGTTTGTTgtgttgttttgcaggttttgaaggtgaatatgaccatagAAGAATACTTCCAAGTCATTAGCCTAGGTttttttagtttaggatcaaatATTGTAATCTTCCTTTTTATTTCTGCATATTCttttaattcttgtatcaagaatattgtaaagacaatgtaaatgTCTTGgtgtatcaataaagctcaagtttttgcttatgagctttttggtttatgtaatgtttatatttctgaataattgttgtatttataattcaatttgaaattcaaagtcatttgaatttataagtTGTATTTAAATCGTGAATTCATTTTCTATAATCCTGATTGCTTATTGTTTAATGTTATCAATGTAgtattacttgtcaaatgaaatcaattcccaaatcaacaagatacaaaatagatcatgtcaaaatttactaactcaccttgcctaaccctaattgcaaaatgagagagaacctcgatccctcttaggtttagttgcaataaggcgcgaaaatttccctcgttttgcgatgaaatgcacatgccattcctaaatctacccttcgttgttcctatgttctgggttattacacgcACTGCTGTTGCGCCACATACACTAAAAACCAGTGCGGCACTGGTAgttgttttcctagtagtgttcatATGATTTTTTTATAGAGTATATTTGGTTTTAGGACTAAGATACTTCTATCACTCAACAATAGATACTTCTATCACTCAACTACTCTAAAGAACAATCTGATAGGAAGTGGAGATATAATATACTTAAGCACCCCCTTTCACCTTCGATGAAATacgccccccacccccaccccccacGCCCGACGTGGGCTTGGATGTATAAATTAGGGATTAATGGGTCATGACTAAGAGTTGAACCCAAGACCTAGGTGCTCCGATACCATGTCCGATATTTCTATAAACGGGCTATCCCAAAAGACCGATCTGGTAGCAAGTGGAGATATAATATCCTTAACATTAACTAAGTGAATGTTTCATATGGCTTACTTTGCAATTTCATGGAAAAAATCCGTTTGCCCTAACATCATTGAATTTTCCTTTGTTTCGAAATCACCTATGCATGCAACTTCCGAATAATTATGTGTTCATTGTAGGGTGCAATCAAACAAGTTCTACTGCATAATACTTTGTCTTCAAATCTTTTGGGATCTGATATAGAATCTCATTggaaacatgttttttttttcttttctggcaTTTCAAAGTCCTATAAACCATAAAGGCCCTCCATGAGGTTGAAGTCAACCGATTTTTTCCCCTTAGAGATGCATGTGAAGTAGACCATACACAAATCCATATGGTTTCTAACCCAATAAACCAAACAAACACCGTAAGGCAAACTTATTGGAAATTGATTCCTCCCAAAATCCTAAGAAGCTCCTTTAAACctaagatttaaataagtttaaaaggaTATTTTTTAAGGATTCTATTCAATAGGACTTGTTTTTGTGAAGTTCGCTTGATTCAACATAACGAATCCTCAACAATTTGTATGGATGCTTTCACATACTACAATTCCACATAATTTCTAGCATGAGTTTAAGGGGAAAACAATATAAACGATTCAAAGAATTATTATTAATAGGTGAGCAAATATTCCTACATATATTGACATTATAATGTGTAGTGATAATTCCTTGATTTTCCTGGGTTTTAGAAACAACATAAAGTAGGGTTCCTTTGTATGACTGGAATAAAAAGGGTTTTCTGTATATGTAAAAAAGAAAACATTTTCATAAGGTTTGTATTTGGAGAAGTACGGATTGACTCGTCTACTAGGTCATCCCAAGTTTAAAAGATTCAAAAAGCATTAACTCTCAAGCTAAGCCAAAGTTTGAGAAATTAAAATTCAATGGAAGAAATCCAAAGAAATCATATCAAGGCCAAATCCAAAGGCCTTCATTCTTTTTTTAAGCCATATCTTGAGGTGTTACACTATAGTGACAGGATCATAGCCGCAAAATCTGCTATTAAAATAGTAGAAGCACTGACTTTTCTTTTACAGGGAATAAAAACATCCACTTTTTTTGCAATGCTTAGCCAGAGTTAAAAAAGGGATGAGTGAAACGTGATGAGCAAAAGTGGCGAAAGCCCTCAACATTGCTCTTGCTAGAGCGGTGGAGGTTCCGCCGTTTGACGTTTGTCTTCAGGATTCGGAGGAGACGCACCACGTTGTCATGTGACCTTGTACCGGCCGTAGCCTaaccccaccaccaccttccCCTCCTTCCTCCCCTCCAGCGGAGCAGAGCAGCGGTGGTGTAGCTCGCTCCCCACTCCCACACTCTCCTCGCTCGCCCCTTTTCGATTCCAATTTCTATATAACAAAAGCCGAAAATACCTTAACCCTTCCTCACTCCTCCCGGATCTAGCACCACCGCCGCGCCGCTGCTGCCCCTTTGCCGTATCCAGTCCCCCTCCAAAACCCCGACCAGATCTTCCGCTGCCGCCACAGATGGCGGCTGGGTCACCGCCGAGGccactgctgctgctcctgctcctcgccCTCCTCTGCTCCCACATTGCGCTCTgttcctcggccgcgccggcggcgAAGCCCAACCCCAAGCTCTCCGCCGGCCGCAAGGAGCTcgtgtcctccgacgacgacgaccaaGAGGACGAGCCCGTCAAGGCGCCCAAGGCCACCGCGGCGAGCAAGATCAAGAAGAAGGTCTCCCCCGACGCCAAGAACCAGACCGCCAAGGCTGCTGTCAAAGCCAAGAAATCGGAGCCGACCTCGACAGCCAAGGTCACCAAGAAGACCACCACCAAAGCGGGCGCCGATGTGGCCACTGCCAAGCCAAAGGTCCCCAAGCTGGAcaaggcggccgccgccgccaagctgGGCAAGGGCGCCACAGCCAAGCCGGACAAGGCGGCCACCGCCAAGCCCAAGAGCACCGCCGATTCCACCAAGTCCACAAAGACGGGCGCTGCCAAGGCGGCCAAGCCGGTGAAATCCGAGGGAGGCGCCTCGAAGCCGAAGAAACCGTCCAATTCCACGGCGGATGCGGGTGCCAAGCCGGCGGCCAAATCGACCACCAAGAAGGCGAAGGTGGTCGCCGATGTGAAGGCGAACACAACAGCCGTGagcaaggaggcggcggcgggggtggaggaggacgtggtgctggcggaggaggcggaggggacGGAGGACCTCATGTCCGAGATCCGGGGCCTTCCGACGCGCCTGCACGAGACGCTCATGCCGGACCTGGCGCGCCTCTCCTACACGTCCAAGGCGTACCTGTCGGCCGCCAACACGGGGATCGCCGGCAGCGTGCGGCCCATCCTGGGCGGCCGgtgggcttccgcggcggcgtccgcggCGTCGGTCGCCCTGCTCCTGCTGCCGCTCTTCATGCTCACGGCGCTGGTGCGGCGCCTCGGCCCCTACCTGCCGCTCCTCCACCGCGCGCTGCTGCTCTCGCAGGCGTACCTCGCCATCTACTTCGCCACgctcgcgctcgccgccgccgccacggggcTCGAGCCGCTCCGCTTCTTCCACGCCGCCTCGCCCGCGGCGTACGCCTGGACGCAGGCCGCGCAGTCGCTCGGCTTCATGGGCTACCTGCTGCTCCAGATGGTGGACCTCGTCGCCATCTTTTCCGGGGCCGCCGCGCCGGAGGAggacagcggcgccgacgccaCCAAGGCGCTCGGCCTCGCGCAGATGGTGGTGGGGCTGGCCGTCGGCCTTCACTACTACGCCGCCGTcttccaccgcgccgccgccggcgaggccccGCGCGCCAACTGGCGAGTGTACGCGGTCTACGCCGCGTGCTTCGTCATCATATGCGCCTGCGCGCGcgccgagaagaggaagaaggcctacCTCGCCGGCAGCGACGGCGCCGACGAAGAGTGGAAGAAGAGCTGAGCCCATGGAAAACATTCTTAGGGGCTTATGTGCAAACTTTACGATATAGGGAAAGCCGAAGGGCATATGGGTGTAAGAAGGCTGCAAATTTAGGGAGGAGGGAAAATTGGAAGATTGATAAGAAGAAGAGGAAATGGCTATTGATTTTTACCATACTATTCTGATTTCATTTCTCCTATTTTGAATTGGTTTGAACACATACGAATAATTTTTAGTGCTTCGAAATTGCGGACGCCCTAGTATAAACGGAGAGAAATAATCATTAAATTGGTCTGATTAcgttactactacctccgtccataGAAGGATATgttaagtttgtctaaatttaaatttaTCTAAACTGTTTTTAttgtatagatacattcaaatttagataaaccttCAAAATCATTTTATAAACGGAGGAGGAAGTACTAAATTATATTTGTTTTCCATTTGGAGAGATGTGCAACGAATTTTCGGAAGTTCTATCATGATAAGGAATTTTCGGAAGTTCTATATGGGGTTAAGGAATTTTCGGAAGTTCTATAAGGGACAAGGAGATACGAGATGGACATGGAGTTTTGGTTTATAGATCTAAATACACATATTAAGAAAAAtacattttaaatatattttaaaatttcaaaaaattataaaaaaattatGGTTGTACATCCTGATGTGGTATGGTATGTTCACACACAAATTTTGTGAGAAAGGGACATTTTTGTTGATTGTGTAATAAAGAGGAAAAATAGTCTCGTGAGAAACTAGGTAGGAGCACCTTAAATTATTTTTTTACATATTTTACCAAAAAGTCTTTTCACCAACTTTTAAAGGAGCAAGCatctaattttttaattttttttaacattttttttaaaaaaattaaacagCTATGAGCCGCTAAAAGGGATTTCCCTGGGCATCGATGATTGTGGGAGCTGTTTGCGGTGAGATCATTCCTCTCGGGTGGAAAACACTCTTCTTTCTCAAAGATCAGTGAGATCCTCACGAGTTGCTGGTTGACAACTTGACATGGCAACACAATGTCTGTCCCGATTAAAAAGTTAAATGGACGATTTTCTTAAACTAGATATGATTCGTAACACCGGTATATCCATGTTGCATTCTTTGGTTAATTCTGCCTTCACTTTTTGGATGGGTTCATCGGTTTTGGTTTTTGCCGAAATCTGCTTCAAGACGACGATGGAGGCGCACCCTCTAGCAGTCTAGCTCTGCTGCTTGCAGCAATAATACAGGGACCTGCAGATTTACCAACAAGCAGGTCTGGCCGATCGACACATGGGGAGGAGCAGGGACCCATTTGTTGGTGGTTTTCACATCGGCAACCATGGCATCATGTACTGGTACAACGTGCTGCCCGGTAAGAACGTGATTCACTGGCCTCCCCAAAGCGATGATGGCATCGGGCCACGTCCAAAACTCTGTCCGGCTACCGTGTGTCACCTCGTTTCATAGAGGCTCACACACAGACGTCGGCACACTCGCCATGTAAAAAGTGGACAAGTGGATGCCACTTGGCAACGATCTAGCTATTTTTCCTTGCCACACCATCTCTTTTTTGCAACTCCACCACCGATTCTTCGTCGCGTCGTCCTCCGACCGATGCTGTTGTGTCCAGCAATCGCCGCCCAGAAACACCGTGCACACACCCCCGCTTCGCCTCACACACGCCGCAGTTTAGGAGGCCGCCCCTTTGCCGCTCGCGTCATCTGTCACCCTTCTCTAGCCGAGCCATATGATGTCGCCGTTACCGTTGGCATTCTCCAACCACCCCTCGCACTTCGCCAAGTTGATCACCATGCATCAGCCGAGTTCGGAACTTTTCTCTCCATGCATCATAAAACCCACGATGAAGAGGTTCATCAACAAATTCAAAATGAAgtataaaaaaaaacaaattcaaaatgaCCCGGGGAACTACTTGTGGGCGAGGAGAGAAAATGCATCACGAGTCTTGACCTATTTGAACGTCTCATATATCAATTCATTTTAATTATTATATGCACTATGCTATGGCTATGCTTGaatttagttgaataatgttgttTATCTGATAAAGTAAATTTATTTGGTTGAATTTTTGTTTTGCATAAATGAATTGTGTTGTGATATAACAAGTTAAAAAATATTGCAAATCGTAAATATTCTGTATTTGCACCGgcagtttttttttgaacagggataGGGTCGGAAGACCCTAGAAGATACTGGTATTACCAAAGCGGTGGTTACATTTTGCAGAAAAGCCCCTACAGATTAGGGGATTTCTGGATAAGGACAGAGCTTTTACAAAAAGGATCTCGGAAAGAATttgagaaaagcaatcaagtcctctAAGCTCGGCACCGCATCTGGGAGTCGCCGACGAGTTCCTTCGCCACAGAACGGACACcggcgccggggacgaaccacttggtccgGCGTCGTGGCGGAAGCTATAGATCTTCCCCTTGGACTTCTTGGTCTCCGGGAAGTAGAGGTTGAGGAGGGTCGCCCTTCGACCATGAGAAGCGAGAGCGGGGCGGTGTTGGCCGCCGGCATCGTCCTCCGCCGATGAACTCCTTGGACGAGAGCACGAGGCTCTCCGGCGCCGAAGAAGGATCTTCCCCGCTCGCTCCGAGATCCGCCGCGGATCCAGGTAGATCTCAAGAAGAACTGCTCCGCCTGCCCCCATGGCAGCAAGAACAGCGTCAGAGCCATCCAGATCTTGCAGCTCTGGAGCAGCGTCGAGCTTATTCTTCGTGGAGGGTGAGGTGTTGCTACTGCTCACTTCCGTCTCCGCCCTCTGGAGCTCTGCAAGCAGAAGCctcaccaccaccggccgccgaGCACCGCCCGCTGGCGCCAGCCACCAGATCTCCACCGGCATCACGCCAAACTCCACTACGGGAAGAAAAACTAACCCTACACTACTATGTACAGAGGGGGACCGGCCTCCCCTCTCCCAGTCATTtcagccggcgaggccgccggaggagagggagaggggagccggCAGAGAGAGAGCGACTCTCAAGAGAACTGTTCACTCGCGAGAGCTGGGGAGGGGGGAAATGACCTAGAGTCCTATCCCACCAGCAGTTTGGTCAGCCGGCCGCAAACCAGCGGCCGCGTTTACCGGCGTCTCTAGAACACGTATGCCGGCGGCCGGCGCTCTCGCCGGACAAAGTTACATGGCGGTGGAGTAGTTCTACAAGCTGATCCGAGCGGATAGGTACCGCTGCAGTGCCGCTAGTATCCGGAAATGCGTTTCTAGCGGAGCCGCTAGCTACCGGTGCTCGCCCAGCCAATGAGAAGGAGCCATGCGACCGTATGCGTATACTCTCCTCCACATTTTCCTGTAGTATTATACTTCTGCATCTATTAATTGCATCTCGTCTTTTCTCATCTGGGGCTGATCACGTTGTTGAGTCGTGGTGCAATAACTGCTACCACCCCGTGTGAACTTTTGTCCAGGAGGTGGTGTATTGGCTCAAAGTTACATGCATtatgaaaaatgcataaatattttttcttaaaactgttaaaaattct contains the following coding sequences:
- the LOC124682717 gene encoding uncharacterized protein LOC124682717; translated protein: MAAGSPPRPLLLLLLLALLCSHIALCSSAAPAAKPNPKLSAGRKELVSSDDDDQEDEPVKAPKATAASKIKKKVSPDAKNQTAKAAVKAKKSEPTSTAKVTKKTTTKAGADVATAKPKVPKLDKAAAAAKLGKGATAKPDKAATAKPKSTADSTKSTKTGAAKAAKPVKSEGGASKPKKPSNSTADAGAKPAAKSTTKKAKVVADVKANTTAVSKEAAAGVEEDVVLAEEAEGTEDLMSEIRGLPTRLHETLMPDLARLSYTSKAYLSAANTGIAGSVRPILGGRWASAAASAASVALLLLPLFMLTALVRRLGPYLPLLHRALLLSQAYLAIYFATLALAAAATGLEPLRFFHAASPAAYAWTQAAQSLGFMGYLLLQMVDLVAIFSGAAAPEEDSGADATKALGLAQMVVGLAVGLHYYAAVFHRAAAGEAPRANWRVYAVYAACFVIICACARAEKRKKAYLAGSDGADEEWKKS